The region TAATTTCGCCCCAGGTTTCGGCATTAATGGCTCTGAGGCGATCGGGAATGAGGAGGTTATTGGCAATTTCGGAGGCGTATTGCACGATGTCATCGACGACGGTGGTTTGACCTTTTTGGCGGGGTTGCAGGGCCAGGGCGGTCACATCCCGGCCATCGACTTCGGTATATTGGGTCAGGACTTTCATGGCGGCGGCATAACCGGCCATTTGTAGATCGGAGTCATTGAAAACGCTTTCCCCGTGGGCACTGGCAGCTTCGTTGAGGTTAAGCATGGCTTCGATTTGGGCGGCCACTTCTTTACGGATTTTGGGCAATAGTCGTTGTTTAAAGGTGCTGGCGGTCTGGAGGCGTTTTCGTAGTAGCAGGGTAACGGTTCCTTGGACGTAGCCCCCTTGTTTGAGGGCGGAACTGGTTTCGGTAGCGATGTACCAGGCGCTGGCTACTTGCAGTCCAGCGGCCCAGAAGATGGAGACCATATCCGACCAAACGCTGGTGTCTTGATGGGTGAACATGACGCACTGCAAGCCGTTATCAGGCATATTTTGGGTCATGGCACTGTAGGCGGCGACCATACCCCGGCGGAAGTCTTCTCCATCGCCTTTAATAGCTAAACTGCGGCGGGAATCCCAAATCCATTGATCGAAGGGCGGCGGCGGATTTTTGCGGAGCCAAGCAATAAAAAATTCGGTGATTTCTTCGTAGTTGACGGCATCAGCATAGGGGGGATCTGTTATCCATATTTCTACATAATTTTTTATATCAAACGCATCCAAACAGTTAATTGAAAAGTTAATTTTAGGGATTGAAAAACCATAAGATTGATATTGAAGAATGTCTTCTAGAAAAAACCAGCCTCTCTCAGCTCGATTGAATAAAGTGCTTAATTTTTGTTGTGAAAAAGTATTATTATTTTTGTCTCGATTTGATGGGCCTACCCAAGTTGTTAGTTTTGAGTTAAAGTCTAAAATTCTCGGAAAAAAAAGCTTATTTTCCACTAAAGTACTCAATTTTAAAATTGTTGAGTTGACTAATAATTGTCTAGGACTAAATAAATTGTGCCAATAACGCCAACCCTTTTCACGAATTGGTTGCTCTGTATTGTATCCAGTTTCTATCGCCATATCAGGCACTAAACCCTTTTCTTGCCAAGTGCTTAAATTTTTCTCAACAATTTCTTCTACCTTCTTTTCATTGGCTAAATCCCAAGCTGTTACCGACGCAAAATAGGTTTCTTGAGTCGATTTTTTTAGCGTTTCCTTCGTAATCCATTGGATACAATAGAGCCGTTCTTGAAAAATATCATCAGGACGGGGTTTAAAATCAGACTTTTCCCATTGCCTTAACTGATTACGATTAACTTTATCCTGATCTTTGTAATCTCCTCGCAGGGTTTTAATCGAAGTTTGATAGGTTTTTCCATCTAATTCATAAACTAAATTGCCATCCTGTACCGTCCCCTTTTCTGCTGCTTCCATTTCCTCCTGACCTGCCCCAGTAATAATCTCAATCTCAAAGCGTTTATTTTGATAATCAGGAATTAATTTTGCATAAGCCTTGTGATTTGTACTGATTATTTGGGTTGTAGTTAAGGGAACCATCCAACCTGTTTCAGGACAAAGGGTTTCTAAACAGTACAAAAAATTTCGTGCTCGATCGCCCCGTTCATTGTGTTCAATCCCCAACGCCACAATTTCCCGATCCACCGCCGCCGCCACTTCCTTCTGAGCCTGTTCAATTTCCGCCCGCCGTTCGGCACTTGCCCCGATAATATTCAACGCCCCCCAGGTCAACATACAAGCCACCGGATTGAGATCCGACGCATAAACATCACAGCCCAACCGCGCCGCCTCAAAGGGAATCGAACCGCCGCCACAAAACGTATCCCCCACCTTCGGACGATGACCAAACCGCAAAATCCCCAACTGCTCCACTAATTCCTCATGGGACTCCGCCTTAATGCCAAAGCGACCCAAATGGGCATTTACTTGGGGCCAAATGGGGCCATACAACACCGCTGGATCAAGTTCCTCTGGTCGCTTACAGAGATTCACCTTTTCCTCATAGGTCATCCCCGCCAACGCCAAACCATAGATTTTTTGCTTCTCCGTTTCCGGCAAACCCCGCTTCCACCGCACCTTTAAAGCCACCTTGAGAGGAAAAGTCAAATTGGCGATCATATCCCCCCCTTTTCCAAGGGGGGTAAGGGGGGATTCCTCTTCGACACCGCCCCTTACTAAAAGCTTGCTGGGAGAGGATTTCGGTAATGTGTAATCAAAAAAATCCCAGGGATTGTCCAACGTCACCAACTGCGGCAAGTCCTTGACCTTAAACTTGGGTTCTCGGCGGGTAAAGGCCTCATCATCAATGGCCATCAATTGCTCAAAAATCCGTAAATCTGCCTCCAAATCCTCCGTCGCTGGCAACAAACAACCTAATACAATGGCCCGCACCATGATCAACGGCTTGCGACCCTTCCAATAGGAACCCAACGCCGTTAAAGTTTGCCCCGCCCCTGCCTTCCGTTCCTTCTGGGCCTCTGCCGAAATCTTCTGGGCCGGAAAAATTCGCTCAATTAGGGCCGGTGCATCTTGGAGGGCTAAAGGAATTAGATCGGGCATGGGTAAAAACCGCAAAACAGCGTGTTATAACAAAATATAATAACGTTAAATTGAGAGAAGCCAGACGTGAGTAACAAAATTTATCCCATCAGCCCAGCCAAAATTGGCAACCAAGACGGCTTTCGTTTACCCCGTGCTTTTTCCAGAGAGCATCCCGAATTAATTAATGCCTGCGGCGAAGTAGAGGTTTTGGATCACAATACCCTGTTAATCCGCTTAGAACCCTCTCCCCTGGAAAACGAAGACGAGGATGACGAAGAAAGTCTTGTTATGGGGCTTTTTCTCGATTTCCTGATGAAAACAGCGATTAACCAACCAGAGACCTTGGTGCCCTATACCGAAGCGATGAGCGCAGAGATAGATCAATTATTAGCAGGCGTGACGGTGGAATGAGTGCCATTATTCGCAACCAGTGGCAAATTTACTTTCATCCCCTCTTTGCTCAACAATGGGGTGAATTAGTGCAAGAAGTTAAACGTCTCAAAGAAAAACTCGATCTGGATGTCTTTATTCGCCACCCCAAAGCCAAACTTCTAAAAGCCATTGACCAGGGCATCAAAGTCACAATTCCCCAAGACCCTTTAGCCAGTTACTTTGCGCTACAGGGTTCCTTACGACCATTTTGTCGACTCAAAAAGTTAGGTTTACCAGCTCGATACCGCTTATTTTTTCGGGTTTTTCCTGAACAAAAAACGATCATTATTCTTTGGCTAGGTTTTCCCCGCAAACAAGGAGATAAAAAAGATTGCTATGCTGTGTTTGAAAAATTAGTGAGGCAAGGAGAATTTCCTCAGACTATGACAGAGTTTTTGGGTTACATTAACAAAAATTAATCCGTGTTAAAATTGCAAAGATCAATTCACTGTAGAGAGACTATGAATTATCAAAATATCATCACGATTGAGCCTGGAAAACGTAGCGGCAAGCCCTGTATTCGGGGAATGAGAATCACTGTGTATGACATCTTAGAGTATTTAGCAGGTGGTATGACTGAGGCAGAAATACTGGAAGATTTTTCTGAACTGACTCAGGAAGATATCAAGGCTTGTCTTGCGTTTGCCGCTGATCGGGAGAAAAAGTTATTTTTGGCACCTCTGTGAAACTGCTTTTAGACGAAAATTTATCTGACCGGATTATTCAGAAAATCATCGATTTATTCCCAGATTCTGAACATATTAAGACCTTGGGGCTAATCAATACTGATGATTTAATTATTTGGGAATATGCAAAGGTTAATGGCTTTGTGATAGTTTCAAAAGATTCGGATTTTCATCAACGCAGTTTGCTTTATGGTCATCCGCCTAAATTTATTTATCTTCGAGTTGGTAACTGCCCAACATCAGCAATTACTCAGATTTTAAGAGACAATTTGGACACTATTATTCAGTTCGCAAGTAGCCAAACGGAAAGTGTTTTAATACTTTTATAGTTTGATGTTTGAGGAATAATAAAAAGAATACTTGGAAAGTGGAAGGTTCTGATACGGGGGAAACAAATTTAAGAGTCTTGATGAATTTGCCAAAAATGTTCACTCAGTAAGGGTTCTAACTCCGTCGAGAAAGTCCACTGGTCAGGAAAAGATACCGTTAAATACTCATCCCTCACATCGGCGATCGCCAATTCCCAGGCTTGAATAAACGTCTTTGACCAAATCATTTTCAGACTGGGGGCATCTTTCAATTTTCAATAAAATGCGAATTTGCTTACGTTGTTCGCGAATCGTTCGTTCCCACCTTTGTAATCATCGGGCAAATTGACATAAAGCCGTTTGAGCAAATGTTCTAGCAGAGTTGTCAGTCGACTTAATAGTTCTCTCTTTTGCAAAATCCTGGGCCTTGAGTTTAGCGACCGTATCTTCGACCCAGAGTAGAATATCTTGATCGTAAAGTGATTTTGCCTCTGCAACCCTAGTCATTGGAAAAGCCCCCAGAACTATCAACACTCCTATAGCTTAGCCAATGGAGCATCAAGATTGAAACAACGGCAAGGTTTCAAAAATATTGGTTTCCACCGGCTTCTTTGCCCGTCGTATCGGTAGCCGTCCTGATTGGGGCGTATCTCCCAACGCATAACGCAACGCCATGCGCCACCCCTTACCCTGATCCTTCGCTAAACCCACCGTCGTCGCTGTCATCCCAAACAACCACCAGCGTTCTTCCGGGCGTAATGCTAACCAATTGCCTACCGCGTTCCCGACCTTTTCCGACGCTAGTCCCTCCACCGCCCAAGCCAGTACACAGAGTTCTTTCCCCAACAGGCGATCGATCAAGTTATCCCCCACCTTCCATTGTCCGGCTTTGAGGTTATGGCTTTTTAGGCGTTGATTGAAGTGCCGTTTGACAGGCCCAGAAATCTCTGTCCACAAAGGCCGGTCTAAAATAGCTCGCTCTAGGGGTTCCATGGTGTCCTCTTCAGACGACATTCCCAAATTTTCAATGATGTGGACAGGCTGATAGTTACCCCGAGGGATTTTCACCACAAAATGATGGGGGTCAAGGGTTGTCGGTACGCCAAAGCCGAGGGTGGGATGGGAGGGGGCTTGGGAAGTGGAACGGGATTTAGACGACCGGGGCATGGGATTCTCAACGTGGTTGTTAACAGCCAAGGGGTTACTGTTCCACCTTATCGGGGGTGAGATTAATCCCGGTGATTTCGGCAAATTGTTTTAAATCAAAGCCTTTGTCAAAGTCGGCCCCGTCTCGAATTTTGACGGTGATCAGGGCATCGGGTTCTTCTAAGTTTTCCCGCAGGGAATTAATTACTTTTTCCAACATATTAGGAGTCACATGGCGATCGTGAAATCGTACCTGAACCGCTCTTTCTCCTTCCCCCACTTCTAAAATGACCCCGTGAAAAGTAATTCCTTGCCGTTCCTTAAACCGCTCAATGACCTTAAAGACTTTGTAGGTAGAGTCAATGTTAGTTTTTTCTTGAACTAATCTGGCGGGCTTGTTTTCATCAATGACAACTCGTTTATCGCCCCTTGCCGGGATAGTAAAGGTTTCTAAGCAAGTGGCTTCCCCTGCCTGGGCATAGACCTGTAGGGTAATTTTGTCGTCGGTAATGGCAAAGGGTTCTGTATAAACTTGTCCCTCGCGGGGATTGGTACCATCCACCACATACCGCATTTCCGCAGGGGGAAAGACTGCCAAGGTCACTAAACGGGAATCTGGGTGATCATCAACTTGATAGCGAATCTTGAGTTTAGCCACCCAACGGGTCGGTTCTCCGCTGGCATGTTCTCCTATGCTATCCACTGCTAAAAAATAAAGGGTGGGGGCATTAGTGCGAAAAGTATCTAAGTCCGTCACTAAGGGGTCAGCTTCGGATACAGCGATGGTGGGTGCGTAATGTATCCTCGGATGTTGCCCTGCATTCTGGGGGGTGAGGGATAAAACAATCTCTCCCGTTTGGAGGTCTTTGCCTTGATCGATGATATTGATAGAGGTTTTTTCCTTGGGGAAGGGGCCTTTTTCCAGATAGCCGTCTGTACCTTCTCGCCAACGGCCTTGGTTAAGTGCCTGCACTTTCAAATTTTCTATTCCCCTTAATCCCGGTAGCCAGGGCCAGGCCGCATTACTTTTCGCCCGCAACAACACATCTCGCCAAGGAGTACGACGATTACCCTCGGGCCATAAATCCTCCTCTGCCATGGCAAAGTACGGCGTGGGGTCTTGTTCCGCATCCCTTGCCAATTTATTATCACAATTCATCCCTGCCAATAAATCCTCGATCTGGGCTTCGACAGTGGTTTCTAGACTTTCTCCAAACTTCAACCCATTGGCGATCGTCACGGTTCTTAAGCCATCCTCACTGGGAAAGAAAAGACGGTTATAGGTTCCCTGTAATGTTTGTAGAAAGGCTCGCTCTGCTTCTTCTTGAGCGTCTATAGCTTGGGTATGCAAATTGTCCCCTGGTCTCAAGCCCTTTAAAATATTAGTAATGGCGTAAAGCTCCCGTAGGGACTCATCCACTCGGGTCGCCATGTAGGTGTCGTTGCCTGAAAGTACTAATAAATGATTTTTCTCGGTCACAGATCGATAAAATCGCTGAATTTCTTCCGGGGGAACACTATTGTCTGGTGCAACTACCACTAACACCCGATGGGTATTGAGATTAATCTCATTAATTTCCGGCATCACTTGGACAGATTGATAAGCCTTGCGGGATTGGGGTTGCAACATTCCCGTCAATCGATTCCGTAGAGCACTATCAATTTTGCCTTTGGGAACCCCTTGGGCCTCTCTCTGAATCCGCTTGGTCAAATTTTCCGTGTCAGAAAAGTAAAATAGTTCACCATTGGCATGGAGGTACCAGGCTCGTTTGCGTAGTAAATCAAAGGCTTGGGAAAATTCA is a window of Synechocystis sp. PCC 7338 DNA encoding:
- a CDS encoding anti-phage-associated DUF1156 domain-containing protein translates to MPDLIPLALQDAPALIERIFPAQKISAEAQKERKAGAGQTLTALGSYWKGRKPLIMVRAIVLGCLLPATEDLEADLRIFEQLMAIDDEAFTRREPKFKVKDLPQLVTLDNPWDFFDYTLPKSSPSKLLVRGGVEEESPLTPLGKGGDMIANLTFPLKVALKVRWKRGLPETEKQKIYGLALAGMTYEEKVNLCKRPEELDPAVLYGPIWPQVNAHLGRFGIKAESHEELVEQLGILRFGHRPKVGDTFCGGGSIPFEAARLGCDVYASDLNPVACMLTWGALNIIGASAERRAEIEQAQKEVAAAVDREIVALGIEHNERGDRARNFLYCLETLCPETGWMVPLTTTQIISTNHKAYAKLIPDYQNKRFEIEIITGAGQEEMEAAEKGTVQDGNLVYELDGKTYQTSIKTLRGDYKDQDKVNRNQLRQWEKSDFKPRPDDIFQERLYCIQWITKETLKKSTQETYFASVTAWDLANEKKVEEIVEKNLSTWQEKGLVPDMAIETGYNTEQPIREKGWRYWHNLFSPRQLLVNSTILKLSTLVENKLFFPRILDFNSKLTTWVGPSNRDKNNNTFSQQKLSTLFNRAERGWFFLEDILQYQSYGFSIPKINFSINCLDAFDIKNYVEIWITDPPYADAVNYEEITEFFIAWLRKNPPPPFDQWIWDSRRSLAIKGDGEDFRRGMVAAYSAMTQNMPDNGLQCVMFTHQDTSVWSDMVSIFWAAGLQVASAWYIATETSSALKQGGYVQGTVTLLLRKRLQTASTFKQRLLPKIRKEVAAQIEAMLNLNEAASAHGESVFNDSDLQMAGYAAAMKVLTQYTEVDGRDVTALALQPRQKGQTTVVDDIVQYASEIANNLLIPDRLRAINAETWGEISGVERFYLRMLAIEQTGAGKLDNYQNFAKAFHINYQPLMASVKPNNARLKTAQDFKPRELASGDLAGTLLSEILMAIQELLADKDPKVVMSQIRTSLDDTYFAKRPHLSAMSQYMAEMLENQRPQEAQKAQIIASRIQNEGLGG
- a CDS encoding type II toxin-antitoxin system YhaV family toxin; protein product: MSAIIRNQWQIYFHPLFAQQWGELVQEVKRLKEKLDLDVFIRHPKAKLLKAIDQGIKVTIPQDPLASYFALQGSLRPFCRLKKLGLPARYRLFFRVFPEQKTIIILWLGFPRKQGDKKDCYAVFEKLVRQGEFPQTMTEFLGYINKN
- a CDS encoding DUF433 domain-containing protein is translated as MNYQNIITIEPGKRSGKPCIRGMRITVYDILEYLAGGMTEAEILEDFSELTQEDIKACLAFAADREKKLFLAPL
- a CDS encoding DUF5615 family PIN-like protein — encoded protein: MKLLLDENLSDRIIQKIIDLFPDSEHIKTLGLINTDDLIIWEYAKVNGFVIVSKDSDFHQRSLLYGHPPKFIYLRVGNCPTSAITQILRDNLDTIIQFASSQTESVLILL
- a CDS encoding anti-phage-associated DUF3780 domain-containing protein gives rise to the protein MPRSSKSRSTSQAPSHPTLGFGVPTTLDPHHFVVKIPRGNYQPVHIIENLGMSSEEDTMEPLERAILDRPLWTEISGPVKRHFNQRLKSHNLKAGQWKVGDNLIDRLLGKELCVLAWAVEGLASEKVGNAVGNWLALRPEERWWLFGMTATTVGLAKDQGKGWRMALRYALGDTPQSGRLPIRRAKKPVETNIFETLPLFQS
- a CDS encoding anti-phage-associated DUF499 domain-containing protein: MLRTVKDACEIFSSTLNYQVAGGVESLAQVLNSENGGQEFLGKSYLTRGMEELLCEGLLRLSGQTDQALFELAQAMGGGKTHLMTALGFLAKNPFLRSQLLPAEVFNRLENNPARVAVFDGRESPDHYLWGAIAEQLGAAEQFKPFWQNGPKAPGKEHWKAMIGDEPTLILFDELPPYFLEAKTVTVGQGTLADVLTRALSNLFSAALELPRCCVVLANLADSYQEQTKEVRRIVADVQREASRQAKVITPVSLESSEIYSILRKRLFQTVPSEQEIDEIAEAYAEQIKLAEDSGYLTARSLEQVADEIRETYPFHPSFKHLVALFKDNPNFRETRGLLQFTARVVRSVWQREHNDVYLIGTQHLNLNDRQVMEEVASINLSLRPAIAKDVADNAGNAHAEEVDATLNSDAGSQVAAMVLSASLSLAVKGHVGLRREEIIEYLVAPNRKPDEFSQAFDLLRKRAWYLHANGELFYFSDTENLTKRIQREAQGVPKGKIDSALRNRLTGMLQPQSRKAYQSVQVMPEINEINLNTHRVLVVVAPDNSVPPEEIQRFYRSVTEKNHLLVLSGNDTYMATRVDESLRELYAITNILKGLRPGDNLHTQAIDAQEEAERAFLQTLQGTYNRLFFPSEDGLRTVTIANGLKFGESLETTVEAQIEDLLAGMNCDNKLARDAEQDPTPYFAMAEEDLWPEGNRRTPWRDVLLRAKSNAAWPWLPGLRGIENLKVQALNQGRWREGTDGYLEKGPFPKEKTSINIIDQGKDLQTGEIVLSLTPQNAGQHPRIHYAPTIAVSEADPLVTDLDTFRTNAPTLYFLAVDSIGEHASGEPTRWVAKLKIRYQVDDHPDSRLVTLAVFPPAEMRYVVDGTNPREGQVYTEPFAITDDKITLQVYAQAGEATCLETFTIPARGDKRVVIDENKPARLVQEKTNIDSTYKVFKVIERFKERQGITFHGVILEVGEGERAVQVRFHDRHVTPNMLEKVINSLRENLEEPDALITVKIRDGADFDKGFDLKQFAEITGINLTPDKVEQ